The following proteins are co-located in the Desulfatitalea tepidiphila genome:
- a CDS encoding HU family DNA-binding protein translates to MNKLELIQALKDAQNLTKPEATKCVDIFFGEMAKALEKGDRVEIRGLCSFHIKTYDSYAGRNPRSGEKVVVKPKKLPFFKVGTELKKRVDR, encoded by the coding sequence ATGAACAAACTCGAACTGATCCAGGCCCTGAAGGATGCCCAGAACCTGACCAAGCCCGAAGCAACCAAATGTGTCGACATATTTTTCGGTGAAATGGCCAAAGCGCTTGAAAAAGGTGACCGGGTTGAAATTCGGGGATTGTGCTCGTTTCACATCAAAACATATGATTCATATGCCGGGCGCAATCCAAGATCGGGTGAGAAGGTCGTCGTTAAACCAAAGAAGCTGCCGTTTTTTAAAGTGGGAACGGAGTTGAAGAAGCGGGTGGATCGATAA